The following proteins are encoded in a genomic region of Magnolia sinica isolate HGM2019 chromosome 1, MsV1, whole genome shotgun sequence:
- the LOC131238783 gene encoding protein ACCELERATED CELL DEATH 6-like — MDPQLHEAARRGSVPLLKAIKDEDQQILHSTAPQMNNALHIAARLGHAEFTKEILGRCGAHLMQVNSAGDTPLHCAARTGRLNVVEILLNWIETEDRSLGLLRITNKEKNTALHEALRNRHGRVAMKLLESDWKLACLVNEAGESPLHIAAREELLQVVQMILDTTPSADELMPLQEVVNRIHADLWEQKRDIVRIQDNHGRTALHYAACQDKPTIVSVLLRSDHSLAYILDNNGCSPLHIAAASGSPLVIAELLKHCPDVSEQLDPSGKNVFHIAIIYRKYSTVRRLLRMPELEGMINEPDADGNTLLHLAAKYRSDALLMLLSRDRRMDMTIMNKDGQTALDLIEMDPENHEIQLLILKYLRYHGAIRGRRQQMPSGIHETRPQNIDMADWNERYKARVSTYTLVAALIATVTFAAAFTMPGGYRNDDPNQGAAVLVKRWSFKAFLFSNTIALCCSLMVVVCFIWAWGHHMSFLRDMLMWGHRLTIIACLALMVSFMAAVYAVVAPECLWLAILILAMGCSGPFLVYCLIGHTIWYIPF; from the exons ATGGACCCCCAATTGCATGAGGCAGCAAGACGAGGGAGCGTCCCTCTCTTGAAAGCCATCAAAGATGAGGACCAACAAATCCTCCACTCTACAGCTCCGCAAATGAACAATGCCCTACACATTGCAGCGAGATTAGGACATGCAGAATTCACCAAAGAGATCTTGGGCCGATGTGGGGCTCATCTCATGCAAGTGAATTCCGCAGGTGACACTCCTCTACACTGTGCTGCAAGGACTGGACGGCTCAATGTAGTTGAAATCCTATTGAATTGGATTGAGACAGAAGATAGAAGTCTGGGGCTACTTAGGATAACAAACAAGGAAAAGAACACAGCGTTACACGAAGCATTGAGGAATCGGCATGGGCGTGTGGCCATGAAGTTATTAGAATCAGATTGGAAATTGGCATGTTTGGTTAATGAAGCTGGTGAATCGCCATTGCATATAGCTGCCAGAGAGGAGTTGCTGCAAGTTGTTCAGATGATTTTGGACACTACACCATCAGCAGATGAGCTTATGCCTTTGCAAGAAGTTGTAAACAGGATTCATGCTG ACCTATGGGAGCAAAAGAGAGACATAGTCAGAATCCAAGACAACCATGGCCGAACTGCCCTTCACTATGCAGCATGCCAAGACAAACCTACCATAGTTTCAGTGTTATTGAGATCTGACCATTCCCTCGCTTACATCTTAGACAACAATGGCTGCTCACCTCTTCACATTGCTGCTGCTTCTGGTTCCCCATTGGTGATCGCTGAGCTACTTAAACACTGCCCGGACGTTAGCGAGCAACTCGATCCAAGTGGGAAGAATGTATTTCACATTGCTATTATATACCGCAAGTATTCCACCGTTCGCCGCTTATTGCGTATGCCAGAGCTTGAGGGGATGATAAACGAGCCTGATGCAGATGGAAACACTCTTCTTCATCTTGCTGCGAAGTACCGTAGTGATGCACTGTTGATGTTGTTGTCAAGGGACAGAAGGATGGACATGACGATCATGAATAAGGATGGTCAGACCGCCCTTGACCTTATAGAAATGGACCCGGAGAATCACGAAATTCAG CTGCTCATCTTGAAATACTTGAGATATCATGGCGCGATCCGTGGACGACGGCAGCAAATGCCGAGTGGAATCCATGAAACAAGGCCACAAAACATCGACATGGCTGACTGGAACGAGCGCTACAAAGCCAGGGTCAGCACATACACATTAGTGGCTGCACTCATCGCCACCGTCACCTTCGCTGCCGCTTTCACAATGCCGGGTGGGTACAGGAATGACGACCCAAACCAAGGGGCTGCAGTGCTTGTGAAGCGCTGGTCGTTCAAAGCTTTCTTGTTCTCAAATACAATTGCATTATGTTGCTCACTTATGGTCGTTGTCTGCTTCATCTGGGCATGGGGTCATCACATGAGTTTCTTACGTGATatgcttatgtggggccatcGGCTTACTATCATTGCATGCCTGGCACTGATGGTTTCATTCATGGCAGCTGTATATGCAGTGGTTGCACCAGAGTGCTTGTGGCTAGCTATTTTGATCTTGGCTATGGGTTGCAGTGGGCCATTCCTTGTCTACTGTTTGATTGGTCATACAATCTGGTACATTCCTTTCTAA
- the LOC131227171 gene encoding protein ACCELERATED CELL DEATH 6-like — MDPHLHKAARLGSVPLLNAITTDSDQQILYSSTPEILNNALHIAARLGHAVFTKEILGRCGARLMQANSTGDTPLHCATRTGRLNVVEILLNWIVMEERNMELLRMTNKEKNTALHEALRNRNGNVAVKLLESDLKLAYLVNEAGESPLHMAAREELLQVVEKILDFEPSDEKTNMVRIRDAHGRTALHYAACQDNSTIVAKLLSFDRSLAYILDNIGYSSLHVAAASGSPLAIAELLKHCPDASEQLDPSGKNVFHIAIMHNQNSTARRLLCMAVLEGMINEPDTDGNTLLHFAFKYHNDQTFLLLSKEKRVDPTIVNKDGQTALDLIELDTEYEEFQRLSRRCSRYKGTIRGQRRKMPSELETRPQSMAAWDDRHKSMVQTYTLVAALIATVTFSASFTMPGGYNNDGPNQGSALLVKHAVFKAFLLSNTVALCCSIQSWWASSGNGPSTRVGMRYFWTRIVSYPHTVSTYTLVAALIATVTFAAAFTMPGGYRNDDPNQGAAVLVKRWSFKAFLFSNTIALCCSLIVVVCFIWAWGHHMSFLRDMLMWGHRLTIIACLALMVSFMAAVYAVVAPECLWLAILILAIGCSGPFLVYYLLFAHNLLHSFLRCFVGWKDQWSNMRSQFDACDCMDVVIPPFGK, encoded by the exons ATGGACCCCCATTTGCACAAAGCCGCAAGACTGGGAAGTGTCCCACTCCTAAATGCCATCACCACCGATTCAGACCAACAAATACTCTACTCTTCAACTCCCGAAATATTGAACAATGCCCTACACATAGCAGCGAGATTGGGACACGCAGTGTTCACCAAAGAGATCTTGGGCCGATGTGGAGCCCGTCTTATGCAAGCTAACTCCACAGGTGACACTCCTCTACACTGTGCCACAAGGACCGGACGGCTTAATGTAGTTGAAATCCTATTGAATTGGATTGTGATGGAAGAAAGAAATATGGAGCTACTTCGCATGACAAACAAAGAAAAGAACACAGCATTACATGAAGCGCTGAGGAATCGAAACGGGAATGTGGCTGTGAAGTTATTAGAATCGGATTTGAAATTGGCTTATTTGGTTAACGAAGCAGGTGAATCACCGTTGCATATGGCTGCCAGAGAGGAGTTGCTACAAGTTGTTGAAAAGATTTTGGACTTTGAGCCATCAG ATGAAAAGACAAACATGGTACGAATACGAGACGCCCATGGCCGAACTGCCCTGCACTATGCAGCATGCCAAGACAATTCCACCATAGTTGCAAAGCTGTTGAGCTTCGACCGTTCCCTCGCTTACATCTTAGACAACATTGGCTACTCATCTCTTCATGTCGCAGCTGCTTCTGGCTCCCCATTGGCGATCGCTGAGCTTCTTAAACACTGCCCGGATGCCAGCGAGCAACTTGATCCAAGTGGGAAGAATGTGTTTCACATTGCTATTATGCACAACCAGAATTCCACTGCTCGCCGTTTATTGTGTATGGCGGTGCTTGAGGGGATGATAAATGAGCCTGATACAGATGGAAATACCCTTCTTCATTTTGCTTTCAAGTACCATAATGATCAGACGTTTTTGTTGTTGTCAAAGGAAAAAAGAGTAGACCCAACGATCGTTAACAAGGATGGTCAAACCGCCCTCGATCTTATAGAATTGGACACCGAGTATGAAGAATTTCAG AGGCTCAGTCGTAGATGCTCAAGATATAAAGGCACAATTCGTGGACAGCGGCGGAAAATGCCTAGCGAACTCGAAACAAGACCGCAATCCATGGCTGCCTGGGATGACCGCCACAAATCCATGGTCCAAACGTACACATTGGTGGCTGCGCTCATCGCCACCGTCACCTTCTCTGCCAGTTTCACAATGCCAGGTGGGTACAACAACGATGGCCCCAATCAAGGCTCTGCATTGCTCGTGAAGCATGCCGTATTCAAAGCTTTCTTGCTCTCCAATACAGTTGCATTATGTTGCTCAATACAGTCGTGGTGGGCTTCATCTGGGAATGGTCCCAGCACAAGAG TGGGCATGCGTTATTtctggacgcggattgtgtcctacccccacACGGTCAGCACATACACATTAGTGGCTGCACTCATCGCCACCGTCACCTTCGCTGCCGCTTTCACAATGCCGGGTGGGTACAGGAATGACGACCCAAACCAAGGGGCTGCAGTGCTTGTGAAGCGCTGGTCGTTCAAAGCTTTCTTGTTCTCAAATACAATTGCGTTATGTTGCTCACTTATTGTCGTTGTCTGCTTCATCTGGGCATGGGGTCATCACATGAGTTTCTTACGTGATatgcttatgtggggccatcGGCTTACGATCATTGCATGCCTGGCGCTGATGGTTTCATTCATGGCAGCTGTGTATGCAGTGGTTGCACCAGAGTGCTTGTGGCTAGCTATTTTGATCTTGGCTATTGGTTGTAGTGGGCCATTCCTTGTCTACTATTTACTATTTGCACACAATCTGCTACATTCCTTTCTAAGGTGTTTCGTGGGCTGGAAAGATCAGTGGTCCAATATGAGAAGCCAGTTTGATGCATGTGACTGCATGGATGTTGTAATCCCACCATTTGGTAAGTAA